The Chlamydia poikilotherma DNA segment TTACTAGGTATGCCGAGATTATGCGCTTCTTTATGAATTTCTAAGAAATCTTGAGAGGATAAACGTCCTGGAGCTAATATTTGCCGTATTTCATCAACGAGGATATCAAATCCTCCTCCAGGAATAGAATCTAATCCAGCATTCTTCAAGATTTTCAATACTTCGATAACAGGAATATTGTGTAGATTGGCGAGATAAGCGTATTCGATACCTGTTAATGCTTTGATATGGATGTGAGGGAAGTTTTCCTTAATCTTACTGAATAGCTCAATATAATAGTCTAGATTACAATCTGGGAAACATCCAGAAACGATATGCGTTTCTGTAATGGGAACATCTAAGGCTCGGATCTTTTCTATTAACTGATTTGGTGTATAAAACCAGCCTTTAGGATCTCCAAGTTTTGCATAAAAAGCACAGAAAGTACAATTGAATTCACAGAAATTTGTAGGGTATAAATAAAACGTTGAGGAGTAGTAAACGACATCTCCGACGTATTTTTGACGTACCATATTTGCAAATGCCCATAAAGCACGTTGGTCGTCTTCATCTTCAAGGAGAAGTAATCGTAAGGCATCTTCTGTAGAAAGACGTGCACCTTCTATATAATTATCGAATAGATATTTCAACCAAGAGTTTTTAGGCAGAATGCGGGGGATGCGTGTCGTCGTCATAAGGTGGTGCCTTAGTTTTAGAATCAGATCGAGTTTGTTTATTGCATGCTTTTTTATGGCAACAGTCCGATTTCCCACATCCTTTAGATAGAGGTCTACCTAAGAGATAAGAGCCTATGATTAAAATGACTATGCCCACTCCCAGTAGTGCTGTGGCACAGCAAATAAGAAGAAAAAGAGTCATCATAAAAATCAGCCTTCAATCGGTAGTATTAATGAAGATCTACCCAAATAGGAGAACTCCATGCCATAGATTGGTCTATTTGAGTTACTCGGAGGTAATAGAACACAAAAGGAATTTTTCCTTTAGGATCTTTAAGAGTTACTTTAGATAGAGGTTCCATATCATCATATTCGTAATCTAGGTTATTACTATCGGGATGGAATGTTTTTATAACTTTCCCGTTACGGATAATCTCAACAGTTTTTAGTTGAGCTGTTCCTGCAACATATCCTGAGATATGACGATTTACAGCAAGGCCAGGTTTTGTAGTTGTTGACAACTCAGAACCCATGGGAGCTGAGGTAATGTTAAAGCTAACAATAATTCTAGGCCCCGTAGTTGCATAGCAGTGACGCTGATATAAAGCTTCTACAAGAGATTCTCGATTGTATTTATTACATACAATAGCGGTCAGCCCTGGAGTGTATTGTTGCTGGTTCGTATCGAAAAATTTACTATAGATACCACGATCATCGAGGCCACCTGCAACAAAACCAAAACGTAAGTTACGTTTTAATGCTTCTATTAATGTGCCTGATTCGACTTCAGAATCTGATCCTTTGATAGGGAAAATATTTCCTTCTTTTTCTGTTCGCTCTGAGCATCCCCAGGAATTATAAATTTCCGCAACACGTTCAAATTCCGGATGGAAATTATTAAAGTTGAATCCATAGTGTTTTGATGCTGTAAAACACGGTATCGAAATAATCTCGTGAGCTGAAGCGCTTTTATAGAGTTTTGATAAAGAAGCAATCTTGCAGTCTTTATGTTTCGAACAAGATTTATTTTCTTTTATATAGAGAATTTGGCGAAGGCCTTCTTCTCCAGGTTCTCCAAAATATTGTAATCCAGATAAAGAGATAAAACGATCTTCTTCATTAAAATCTCCTATAGTCTGGTTGATCATTTTCCAAAGATCAGGAGTTAAACCTTCCTGATTATCGAAAGATGACGAGGCATAAAAGTTTAAAGCACAATCATCTCTGAAATGTCGTAAACACGCTTCTATGTTTTCTTCAGAATCTACACGTTCTGATTCTCCGTGTAGTAAGCCCCACATAAGATTTGGAGCAGAATCTGAAAAGCATTTTATAGGTGCGGAGATGAAGATTTCATTCGTTAAAAGATTTTTTAATTGAATTCTATAGATCCCCGGTTCGTTGAAGTAGAGATTAGGTAGAATAACGAATCCAGTTTCGGGAATAAATAATTGCCAATTAAGGTTTTCTCTTAGATGTTCATAGGAGAGTTCAATACGTGTGTTTTCT contains these protein-coding regions:
- a CDS encoding CofH family radical SAM protein, encoding MTTTRIPRILPKNSWLKYLFDNYIEGARLSTEDALRLLLLEDEDDQRALWAFANMVRQKYVGDVVYYSSTFYLYPTNFCEFNCTFCAFYAKLGDPKGWFYTPNQLIEKIRALDVPITETHIVSGCFPDCNLDYYIELFSKIKENFPHIHIKALTGIEYAYLANLHNIPVIEVLKILKNAGLDSIPGGGFDILVDEIRQILAPGRLSSQDFLEIHKEAHNLGIPSNSTMLCYHRERPEDIVTHMNKLRNLQDDTLGFKNFVLLKFATENNPLGKRLRKLGGSHNITPASIIAVARLFLDNFRNIKALWNYLGIEQALHLLSCGANDFSSTHIGEKVFQMASSNQNIKMDIEGMASLIKKQGRIPCLTNSKDV
- a CDS encoding DUF3604 domain-containing protein — protein: MRRSVCYVNPSVARAGQISTWKFLYSLVDYLPEGTKLKFDLGCQGRPIDWETPSIDLQQSRNTIYLETPKGDILTGITIPIPNSPVHQYEFTLPYELEAGETLTIVLGPSPEHPQTDEAGNGAQLFTQRRKPFYLYVDTEGKGNYDEPDIFTMDIRGNVLKHIQIFTPSYVVKNKRFDITVRFEDEFNNLTNFSPENTRIELSYEHLRENLNWQLFIPETGFVILPNLYFNEPGIYRIQLKNLLTNEIFISAPIKCFSDSAPNLMWGLLHGESERVDSEENIEACLRHFRDDCALNFYASSSFDNQEGLTPDLWKMINQTIGDFNEEDRFISLSGLQYFGEPGEEGLRQILYIKENKSCSKHKDCKIASLSKLYKSASAHEIISIPCFTASKHYGFNFNNFHPEFERVAEIYNSWGCSERTEKEGNIFPIKGSDSEVESGTLIEALKRNLRFGFVAGGLDDRGIYSKFFDTNQQQYTPGLTAIVCNKYNRESLVEALYQRHCYATTGPRIIVSFNITSAPMGSELSTTTKPGLAVNRHISGYVAGTAQLKTVEIIRNGKVIKTFHPDSNNLDYEYDDMEPLSKVTLKDPKGKIPFVFYYLRVTQIDQSMAWSSPIWVDLH